Sequence from the Gracilinanus agilis isolate LMUSP501 chromosome 6, AgileGrace, whole genome shotgun sequence genome:
NNNNNNNNNNNNNNNNNNNNNNNNNNNNNNNNNNNNNNNNNNNNNNNNNNNNNNNNNNNNNNNNNNNNNNNNNNNNNNNNNNNNNNNNNNNNNNNNNNNNNNNNNNNNNNNNNNNNNNNNNNNNNNNNNNNNNNNNNNNNNNNNNNNNNNNNNNNNNNNNNNNNNNNNNNNNNNNNNNNNNNNNNNNNNNNNNNNNNNNNNNNNNNNNNNNNNNNNNNNNNNNNNNNNNNNNNNNNNNNNNNNNNNNNNNNNNNNNNNNNNNNNNNNNNNNNNNNNNNNNNNNNNNNNNNNNNNNNNNNNNNNNNNNNNNNNNNNNNNNNNNNNNNNNNNNNNNNNNNNNNNNNNNNNNNNNNNNNNNNNNNNNNNNNNNNNNNNNNNNNNNNNNNNNNNNNNNNNNNNNGCTGGGCGCGCACCATGCACGGGCTGCGGGGGCTGCGGGGGCTGCGGGGGCCGCGGTGGCCAGGGCCGCCTCCCCGGCCCGCGGGACCCTTCCCCCGGCGCAGGCGCTCTCATGGTAACCAGCCCGGGGCTGGCGAGAGGGTGGGGGTCCGAACAGCCACCTGCGGCAGGTCCAGGCCACGGGGCGCGCCCAAAAGAGGAGGGGCTCTGCGGGGGCTGTCCACCGCGTTTTACagggggagaaactgaggcaggcggCATCCAGGCGAGGCAGGGCTTCCTGACCGTGAGCCCCCTAGATCTTCTCCGGCTTtcggcctcctcctcctcctagaaGGGCCCGTTCAGGCCCAGTCTCTGTCACCGGAGACTCCAGGGGTTTCACTGTTccttcccagcctcagtttccccctttgtaaGACGATTGGGGTTTGGCTCAAGGACCTCTGAGGCTCCCTCAGCTAGAATTCCATCTTAGAACTatgaaccccattttacagatgaggaaactgaggcagaacttaagggacttgcccagggtcacaccgcagCTTAGCATCTGAGGTCCTGGGTGACAGCCATCCAGCAGGGTGAAGTGGCAGGCCCAGGAGGGAGAGATCAGGATGGTGTgggcctcccctcccctcccctcccctcttcagcctctctcctttcttacctctcctctccccccattTGTCCCCctgcccctctcccctccccctttctgctctcctcacttttctgGCCAATGCTCGGAGGCCCTGGCCTGGTCCCAGGAGGGAAGCAGGCTGAGAGAACCTGGGTGGGGCCTTGGGGGAAGACTGGTAGGCGGGGCAGCCTGAGTCACGGGGCTGAGTGCAGCCCTGGCCTAGGTGGGAGCAGCTGCTGCGCACCCTCCTcgcccctcttccctttctccagcCCCAGGTAAGCTGTGGCCGCCACTAGGAGGGCCTGGAAGGCCCAGCCTGGAGAGTTTGGGGGGCCCCCCCGGAAGACTGACACcgaggcagggagggaggctcCTGCACGTGTCGGGTCCTTGGCTGGGACTCCAGGTTAGAGGCCTTCCAGCCGCTTTGGGAGGCCCCCAGGGAGCCGGGGGTCTCTGGCCTGGGGGGGGGCGCCCACCAGGGCCTGGGGATGTCTGGGAAGGGAGCTTGGAGTGGGGGACAGTCATGGCGAGCCGGGCCTTCTGGAGGTCTCCCTGGAGGATGGGCACGAGGGATGCTGGGGGGGGGCTGGCAACGGGATATGCAGAGATTGAGGAGTGAGCCCACAGAGGAGCAGGGCAGGCCCAGGGGAAGGAGGGGGGGGGAGCTTGCCCAGACCTGGGGTCGGGCCCTGTTGCTCCTCTAGCAGAGGACTCTNNNNNNNNNNNNNNNNNNNNNNNNNNNNNNNNNNNNNNNNNggggggggtgggggggcatcTCCTCACCTGTGGAGGCCGACGGCACACTTTGTGGGACTCGGGATCTCTCTAGGAGGGGAGTTGATGCTTtgctctttgcctcagtctccccagTCCGCTTCCTATAGGTCAGCTCAcaggcttggggggggggggcagggagctTGGGCAGGCCTCAGGGGTGCTCCCCAGCCCATGATAACAAGGTCCTGTTGTCACTCACCCCTAGGCCCCCCCCCAGGGGCCCTGCCCCGAGTTCCCTGGGAAGGGGGCCAGTGGCTGCCAGCATTCCCGGGCTGAGGCCTCTTTGccatgggggagggggcagggaggtgCTGCGTGCCGGCCACTTGGCTTTCGCGCCTCCCAAGTAATACGCGAAGGGTCAGGAGACCCCCTAAAACAGGGAGCTGTCGAGAGGTGGAGGGGATGCCTCGTGGTTCAGAGTTCAAAGCCCTCCCGCAGGGCAGCAGAGTGTGGCCTGGCCCTCTGGCCTAGCTTGGGGGATGGAGCAGGTGATCGATCACCTGCTGGCCtccagggagggggagggggccaGATGCTTCCGATAGCCAGAGGACCTCCCATTCTGCTGTGGAATCCAGCTGGGAAAGCCTTATGTAAGCAGCCCTTCTTGGAGCCGGGCCCAGAGGAGCCGCCGCCgccacctccttcctctctgctCCGGAGCTTGGCCGCCCGGTCCCGCAGCCCCCTCTCGGGCCTCCCGTCAGGGTCCTCGGACGGATTTGGGGGGATTTCTTGGAGCCCCAGAAGAGACTCTCCTGGTCTCCCTCCCCTCAGGCGGGTTCTCGCTCCCTGCTGCTCTGCCCGCCCGGCCTTCCCTCCTGCCTGGGCTGCTTTTCAGTGGCCTTCCTGCTTTCTGCCCCTTTGTGATGTCACTGGGGCCTGCCCAGCCTGCCCTGCCTCCCGGCCAGGCCTGTGTTGTCATCCTTCCCGGACCGTGTTCGCTCTGTGGCCGCTCTGGCTCCCCGGATGGGCAGCGCCTCCGGCTCTGGAGTTCCCCCGGTGTCATCCATGGTTCCTCCCAAAGCactggggggggagggagggcggGCAGATGGGGCCCCCTGCTGGGCAGAACCAGGAAGGACGCTGAGGTCCGGGTTAGCCTGGAGGCCAAAGCACCCGACTGACTTCTGGAACCCTCCCCTGCATCCATGTTGTCGCCTCGGGGGAGCCCGAAGGACCCCGAGAGGGCGGAGCTGCCCCCCCGGGCCTCCTCGTTGCCCCTCCAGCCCTGCCAGGGCCGCTCCCGCTTCACTGCTGTCGGTCCTCGGGCCACCGGGAGAATGGCAGAGTCCTGGCCGTTCCCCAGGGCCAGCAGGCTCGAGGGGGCCCGGCCCTGGCGTCGCTGGCCCGTCTGGATGAGCGAGAAGGAGCTCCTCCCCGAATCTTGGGGTCCTCCCTACCCCCGGGGCTCCGCGCTGCCCTCCTCTTGGTAGGTGCAGCCGAGCGCAGCCCACGGCCGGGCTCCTCGCGGGGCTCACCTTCCCCTCTCTGCCTCCCCAGGTGCCCCTCTCTTGCCCACCATGAGTCTGGAGATCCAGTGTGAGGACCTGAGCAGCGCCCGCTGGACGGAGATCCTCCCCTCCATGAAGCAGTATGGCGTCATTCGGTAGGGAGCTCCCCTCGCCCCGGGGGGTTCTGGGGCCCCCCGGCCCCCCCGCAGCCTTGCGAGCTCGCTGGCGTGTCTTGCAGGCTCGACGACTGTGGCCTCACCAATGCCATGTGCGCCAGCATCAGCTCCGTGCTCCAGGCCAACGCGTCCCTGACCGAGCTCAGCCTGCCCAACAACGAGCTGAAGGACGAGGGGGCCCAGCTGGTGCTGCAGGGGCTGCAGAACCCAGCCTGCAAGATCCAGAAACTCAGGTGAGTCCCGAGGGCAGGGAGGCGGCCCCGGCCAcgtgggggaaggagagggtgGCGGCCTGCTTTGGCCCTGGCGCCAGTTTAGTCCTTCCCAGTTCTGGGCCCGACGCCCGCTTCTGCTTCTGGTCACGCCATCCGGCCTCGCTTGCCAGGAGTCTCCCCAGGTTTTTGGGAGCTCCGCGTGCCCGTCATTTCTTTCAGCCCGACGCCCCAGCTCGTCCTGCCGTCCCCGAGTGACGGacagcctccccccacccccattctccGCCACCTCCAAAAGGGCTGCAAGAACTGTGTGGCCCAGGCGGTCCAGTTAGGACTCGATGCCGAGTTTCCAACTAGCTTCTGTCAAACCATGTTCTtcccccaaaagcttggatcctTGGGTTTGTCGGGCACCAGGCGGCCACGTGCCGATCGCCCGGATCTATGCCACGGATCCCCCTTAGCCAGGGCCACGTCGCTTCGGTGATTCCTACCTGAGAGCTGGCCCAGCCAGGCCTCCTGCCTTCCTGTTTTTCAGTGATTCCCTTCATAGGCTGGTCTTCAAGCTTCCAGGTGGATCTGGCtactttttctagttttatgaaaTAGCTTGTGGGCATTTCGATAGCTTTGGCACTGAACAGGCAAATGAATTTACAAAGGAGTCTCATTTTTACCATATTGGCTTGGCCCATCCatgagcaattcatgtttttccagaTTGGTTCGGCCTGACTTTGTGCATAGTTGTGTTCATGTGATTGCTGGCTCTGCTTTGGTAGGTATTTTATATGGCCTCGACCAGTGCTGGGCAAACTCTTCAAAGAGCAGCCGAAGGAAAGGAAacgctcctctgtcagtctgtctctaaggcaactctttccaagtttcagtGTATTTTATCCTCCTCATTGtcttcgtcagattaggaagaatgtcgcTCTGCCGGATAGAATGTTTCAGGGGCGGCCCTGGCCTGCAGACcgtagtctgcccatcactgggctcgagttaatttaaatggaatttccttttctctcctgctGTTGGCCATTGTTGCTGATTTTCGTGGCTTTATCTTGTATTGTGTAGCTCTGCCCGAGTGGTGAATTGCTTCTGTTGGTTTCTGGGGTTCTCGGCATCCGTCGCCACGTGTCATCTGCAGAGAGCGATCGTTTTGGTTCCTCACTGCCCAGCCCGATTCCTTCAGGCTCTCTTTGGCTTCTTATTCCTCTACTAGCGTTTCTGGGACAGTTTTATAGAGAGCGGTGACAGCGGGCTTCCTTGCTTCGCTCCTGACCTTACAGGAACGGGCCTTAGTTTCGCCTCGTTAGAGATCATCCTCTGGTTGCCATCGACTTGGTGACTGATTCTGGACAGTTTGCCTAATATGGAGCCATCCCTGCACTCCCGGTGTGATGGCATCTGGTCCTGGTGGTGCAGCTCTGCGATTTTCCCATCAGTAGTCACTGGGGCTCTTGGTCTCCAGTTCTCCTCTTTGGGTCTTCAGGTTTTGGAATCCGCACCGTCTTGGGGTCATGAGAGGAATCTGGAAGATTTCTCCCAAAAAGAAGAACTTGTGTAGAAGGGAAGCCAACTGTCATCCGGATAGGGGAGAGATTTCCCTTGGGGACCCATCTGGCACCGGGGCCTTTTTCTTGGGGAACTCCAACGGGCTGTACATTTTCTTTTTCGGTGATGGAGTCAAGcgctccatttcctcttctgttaatctgggcagtttgTGTTTCTGTAAATATTCAGTTGTTTCGCTTAGGCTGTAGTTGGGTGAATGAACTCCCAATGATTGTtccaatttcttcttcattggctgcgatttcatctttttcatttttgatcctcCTCTTGAAGTTACATGGCCAGTTCTCTGATCTGCTTTCACTGGTGTCGATATGTGTTTAGACACAGAATCTCCCCCCAAGCACAGTTTTAACTGCATCCCGTACACTTTGTTGTTCTCTCCTGTTCTTTGACCCCTTCGTTCTTTaggattattttgtttccaattcatttttagtctttttttctgccactctttgttgaatataatttttattgcattccgGTCTGAagaggatgcatttaatatttctgcttttctgcatttggctgTGAGGTTCTTATACCCTGGTTTGTGATGGTGCCATATACTGCTGAGAAAAGGTatactcctttctcttcccatttggCTTTCTCCAGAAGTCTAGCTTATCAAATTGTTCTAAAGTTTTATTTGCCTTCTTCTTTCCCATTTATTCTTAGGTTGGATTTTTCTACTTTTGAGCGCGTAAGTTTGAGGTCTCCTACCAATAAAGTTTCCTCCCATTACTCATGTAACTTCTCCTTTAAGAATATGGATACTATGCCATTTGACACATATGTTTAACAgtgattttgtttcattgtctttaatcaaaatgtaatttcctttcttttaccttttaattagatcagtttttacttttgctgagatcatgattgctacccgtgcttttttttttttttttaccagttgaAACATAATAGAGTCTTCTCCAGCCTCTCACTTTTACTCTATGTGTACCTTcctgttttaaatgtgtttcttgtagacaggaTGTTGTGGgactctggtttttaatccactcaactatcttttttccattttaggggcgagttcatcccattcacaattatgattactaattgtgtgttACCCTCtgtcttatttttccccctttactcttctctctctttttagccTTTCCTTGTTCacagatgttttgttttcaaCAACCACTTCTCCCAATTTGCCCTCCTTTTTGGCCATTcccctcccttattccctcctacttccctgtagGTAGAGTAAGGTAGGTTTCTATAGTTGGCTGAATGTGGCCGTTATTCTCACTTTGAGCTAATTTTGGCGATGGTAAGTTTCCAGCATTGGCTGCCCTCATCTCCTCCACTCTATTGAGTCTTAGGCACCTCTTCATGAAATAAtttacccttttttcttttctcccgtgtttctcttccatttctttattttttttatctcaacccatcctgttctttcttcctactttctACGCATGTTCCTTGTCACTGTGCTAATAGTAATAAAGTTCAATATCTCAACTACTTAAAGTATCCTGAATACTTTTAAGTACCTTAAATATCTCAAGTCTCACCTTTCCCAGGTATAAATGTACTCAATAAAAACTTAAGTTTTCAATATTCTATTTACCCTTTTCTGTTTGAGTGTTGGcttttcttttcagcttttttttttgggggggggggggtcagaaaTAGCTGGatagtcctctatttcattaaatgtcatcCCTCCATACCCACTCCTCCTTCCCCAGAGGATTATGCTCAGATTTGCTGGTGATTCTTGGTGGTAGATTTATACTCTGTGCCTTCTGGTCCCCAAGTGTAGACGGCCCCaggtcttgtgtaatcctgacagTGATTCCACAATATTGGAGTTGTTTCCTTCCAGCTTCTTGCAGTGCTTTTTCCTTGGCCTTTTAGAGTCGTTTTCCCAAGTTGTCGAATCTCTCttcattccttttattcttgattttttaactTCATGTTCTTCCAAGggctcttcctccctttcctgtgGGCTTCCCTTTTGGAGTCTGTATTCCCATCTTCCCTATCCCTTGAAGCCTTTCCTATAGTTCCGTGTTTTGCTCATTGTTTTGGTTACGATGTTTCCCCCTTGTGACCTTGCCTGTCTTTTGGGGTGCTGCTCCGTAACCCTCTCTGGTGCCTGAGACGGGCCCAGCCGCCTCTGGGTGCCTTCATGTGTGCGTGTTGAAGGGTCTCCCTTCCCCAAACTACCATTCGGGTGCCTCGGCTCGTGCAAGTGCCGAGGGGCCCCCCCCCGCTTGCCAGGCTCCTCGCCCTTCTCACCCCACTGGGGGGTGTGCACCCTGCTTGCCTTCGCTTCAAGGCTGTTTCTCCTTTTGGGGGTTTGAGCATGCTGGGCACCCCCGATGGGTTTTCCTCAGTCGCCGCCACTGCTTTCTGTCCCCGTCTCTGCCAGTCTGCAGAACTGCAGCATCACCGGTGCCAGCTGTGAGCTGATCCCGGCGCTGCTTCGCACCAAGTCCACCCTGAAGGACCTTCAGCTCAGCGACAACCACCTGGGTGACGAGGGCGTCCGGCTGCTGTGCGAGGGCCTCCTGGACCCCCAGTGCAGTATGGAGAAGCTGGAGTGAGTGCGGGGGGCCGGGGTACAGGGGGGCGGCCCCcgggggggagtgcgggggggagACCTGACGCCCCGCGGCCTCCCTTGCAGGCTGGAGTACTGCGAGTTCACCACGGCCAGCTGCGAGGCCCTGTCGTCCGTGCTCAAGGCCAAGGGCTCGCTGCAGGAGCTGACCCTGAACAACAACGAGCTGGGAGATGCCGGCGTGGCCCTCCTGTGCCAGGGCCTCCTGGACCCCAACTGCAAGCTGCAGATGCTGAGGTGGGTGCCCCGGGGACCCGCGGCCCCCGAGCAGGCAGGACCGACGGGAGCCCGACCCAGGAGGAGGGAGAGCGGGTGCCCAGAGGCCCCCCCAGCCCCCCTCTCTCTGCCACAGGCTGGAAGGCTGCGGCATCACGAGTGCCAGCTGCAAGGACCTCAGCACCGTCCTCCAGACCAAAGAGTCCCTGCTGGAGCTGTGCCTGGGGGAGAACAAGCTCAGGGATGCGGGCCTGGCGCAGCTCTGCGAGGGCGTCCTCAGCCCCACCTGCCGGCTGCAGACCTTGTGGTGCGTGTGCCCGGGGGGAGGCTGGGGGGAGGCCGGGGGGAGGCCGGGCACGGGGCCTCCCGGGACCTCACCGCCCGCCGTGCCCGCAGGCTGTGGGAGTGCGACATCACCGCGGAGGGCTGCAAGGCCCTGGCCCGGGTCCTCAAGAGCAAGCCCAGCCTGAAGAAGATGAGCCTCATCTGTAACCAGCTCGGGGACGAGGGGGCGCAGCAGCTGTGCCAGGCGCTGCTCGACCCCGCCTGCCAGCTGGAGGAGCTGTGGTGAGTGCCATCCCCGGCCGGGCACCCCGGggcccccgcccccccccagcGCCTCAGCGAGCCCCTCCCCCGCAGGCTGAGGACCTGCGGCTTCACCGTGGCCAGCTGCGCCCACTTCTGCGCCGTGCTGGAGAAGAACCGGTCCCTGAAGGAGCTGCAGCTGAGCAACAACGCCCTGGAGGACGCGGGCATGGAGCAGCTGAGCAAGAGCCTGACGCACCCCGACTGCACCATCCAGAGCCTCTGGTGAGGGCCGCCGcccgggggtggggtgggggtgggccgGGCCGGCCCGGGCTGACGGGCGTCTGACCCCCCCTTGGGCCCTGCTTCAGGCTGGGCGACTGCGAGTTCTCGGACGCCTGCTGCACCTCGCTGGCCTCCGCCCTGCTGGCCAACCACACCCTGAAGGAGCTGGACCTCAGCAACAACGGGCTGGGCGACGTGGGCATCCTGCGGCTGGTGGGCAGCCTGAAGCAGCCCGCCTGTACCCTGGAGCAGCTGGTGTGAGTGGGGGGAGGGGCGCGCTGGGGAGGGGCCTCGGGAGGGGGAGGGTCCGGGGCCTGACCCACCCcttgccctccccctccccaggctGTTCGACATCTACTGGACGGAGCAGGTGGACGAAGAGCTGAACGCCCTGAAGGACACCAAGCCTTCCCTGCGCATCATCTGCTGAGGGGCCGGCGAGCACCTCGGGGTGGGGCTGGGGCTCCCGGGGCTGCTCCCCACATCAATAAAAGCTCTTTTGCACCCAGTCTGTGCTCAGGCCTCCGGAGGGGATgtgggctggggggaggggggccagTCACTActagcctcggtttcctcatctgtaaaatcccagctctgcctccCCTGCAGGGATGGGGAGCTCACTCCCTGTGGCCAGGGCCCATTTCCCACATGGCAGACTCTGGGGCaaggttctaaggcaggaggggTCCCTTCCAGgcggtctgcctgc
This genomic interval carries:
- the RNH1 gene encoding ribonuclease inhibitor — its product is MSLEIQCEDLSSARWTEILPSMKQYGVIRLDDCGLTNAMCASISSVLQANASLTELSLPNNELKDEGAQLVLQGLQNPACKIQKLSLQNCSITGASCELIPALLRTKSTLKDLQLSDNHLGDEGVRLLCEGLLDPQCSMEKLELEYCEFTTASCEALSSVLKAKGSLQELTLNNNELGDAGVALLCQGLLDPNCKLQMLRLEGCGITSASCKDLSTVLQTKESLLELCLGENKLRDAGLAQLCEGVLSPTCRLQTLWLWECDITAEGCKALARVLKSKPSLKKMSLICNQLGDEGAQQLCQALLDPACQLEELWLRTCGFTVASCAHFCAVLEKNRSLKELQLSNNALEDAGMEQLSKSLTHPDCTIQSLWLGDCEFSDACCTSLASALLANHTLKELDLSNNGLGDVGILRLVGSLKQPACTLEQLVLFDIYWTEQVDEELNALKDTKPSLRIIC